The genomic window GTATCatagattgtatactgttatactgaaccattagagtataatgtagattgtacactgttatactgaaccattagagtataatacattgtagtttgtatactgttatactgaaccattagagtataatagattgtatactgttatactgaaccattagagtataatgtaggttgtatataatgttatactgaaccattagagtataatgtagattgtatactgttatactgaaccattagagtataatgtagattgtatactgttatactgaaccattagagtataatgtagattgtacACTGTTATGctgaaccattagagtataatagattgtatactgttatactgaaccattagagtataatgtaggttgtatataatgttatactgaaccattagagtataaggtagattgtatactgttatactgaaccattagagtataatgtagattgtatactgttatactgaaccattagagtataatgtagattgtatactgttatactgaaccattagagtataatagattgtatactgttataatgaaccattagagtataatagattgtatactgttatactgaaccattagagtataatgtagattgtatactgttatactgaaccattagagtataatgtagattgtatactgttatactgaaccattagagtataatagattgtatactgttatactgaaccattagagtataatgtagattgtatactgttatactgaaccattagagtataatgtagattgtatattgttatactgaaccattagagtataatgtagattgtatactgttatactgaaccattagagtataatgtagattgtatactgttatactgaaccattagagtataatagattgtatactgttataatgaaccattagagtataatgtagattgtatactgttataatgaaccattagagtataatgtagattgtatactgttatactgaaccattagagtataatgtagattgtatactgttatactgaaccattagagtataatgtagattgtatactgttatactgaaccattagagtataatagattgtatactgttatactgaaccattagagtataatgtagattgtatactgttatactgaaccattagagtataatgtagattgtatactgttatactgaaccattagagtataatgtagattgtatactgttatactgaaccattagagtataatgtagattgtatactgttatactgaaccattagagtataatgtagactgtatactgttatactgaaccattagagtataatagattgtatactgttatactgaaccattagagtataatgtagattgtatattgttatactgaaccattagagtataatgtagattgtacactgttatactgagacattagagtataatgtagattgtatataatgttatactgaaccattagagtataatgtagattgtatactgttatactgaaccattagagtataatgtagattgtatatacggttatactgaaccattagagtataatgtagattgtatactgttatactgagccattagagtataatgtagattgtatactgttatactgaaccattagagtataatgtagattgtatactgttatactgaaccattagagtataatgtagattgtatactgttatactgaaccattagagtataatagattgtatactgttataatgaaccattagagtataatgtagattgtatactgttatactgaaccattagagtataatgtagattgtatactgttatactgaaccattagagtataatgtagattgtatactgttatactgaaccattagagtataatgtagattgtatactgttatactgaaccattagagtataatgtagattgtatactgttatactgaaccattagagtataatagattgtatactgttatactgaaccattagagtataatgtagattgtatactgttatactgaaccattagagtataatgtagattgtatactgttatactgaaccattagagtataatgtagattgtatactgttatactgaaccattagagtataatagattgtatactgttatactgaaccattagagtataatagattgtatactgttatactgaaccattagagtataatgtagattgtatactgttatactgaaccattagagtataatgtagattgtatactgttatactgaaccattagagtataatgtagattgaatactgttatactgaaccattagagtataatgtagattgtatactgttatactgagccattagagtataatgtagattgtatatactgttatactgaaccattaTAATTAGAGTATAAGGTAGATTGTAAGTTTAACTGTCTAAGTAACTGCTGTATATTCCTACAATACCTTTGGTGGGAGGACTGTGGAGGCTGAGACAGAGGTGGTCTCTTTACTGGCCActgaaatataacaaacagCTATCAGTATTCATACACACAGCACAGACACCACCACTAATAATAATTAGAGATACTGTATTTACTGTTGGAATAATAGTAAGGCATCAAGGGCAATAATCTTgttaaaatttattgaatttattgtGTTGACTAGAAGTGAACACACAAATTTAATTCTACTGACAACAAGAGCtgcatcattgtattgttataaatgttcatggggtttttattttcattgattttttggGTACCcataatcaacaaaataatatgTCAATGAATTTATAAACTTTTGAAATTAGACATGAATGCTTCAATAGTGGCGGATTTCATGAGAAGTCAATCCTCTAATTCAAGTACCCACCGATTGAAAAACCACAAAATTTGAGTCCACATGATTTTACAGTATCAATTAACCCAACGGTCCCCTTAGTTCCAAGATCCTAGGGAACCACAATTTAATACTATAGAATATTTAGTGAATACAATTTTTATGAACTAAGAAAGGTCAACAGTTTTATGTGCATCTCCAAACACTTTTGTTTTGGTCATAGTTTGTCTGTGTAATTCAAACTTACTACTGCTCTGAAGTAAACTGTGTTCACGTCTGTCTGTCGACTTTCTGGTAGGACGAACAGACAACATGGCTGCTTTGTAAACCTTATCATACATCCGGTGTAGTCTGTTTGCTAATCTGTCTAGATCCATTTTCtgtaattgaaaaataaatgcaGTGATATAGATTTATAGTGATATAGTATTGTACCAATGCTATAGAATAGTTGCTGGTTTAAGGACAATACGCGGTAGATTATGTATGGAAGATCAGTGAggtaaacacatttttaaaGGCTTAAGCCTACCCATCATTTTCCCCTcaacttacatgtatatccatgATGTCAGTACCACCTTTACTAGGCTCCCTCCAGGGAAGTGCATCATACTTTTTATCAGCTACAAAATGAAGTAAAATTCTAATTAAACTCAGCACAACCTTACCATTTAAAAGTTGATTACTATTATACATCATtattaacatgtttttttcaattagAAATCTTGATTTTAAATAAGATAAATTTAAAACTCAGCACAACCTTACCATTTAAAAGTTGATTACTATTATACAtcattattaacatttttttcaattagaaatgattttaaataagatataataaaattaaaagaagATTATTTCCTTCATGGGgattttactttcattttcccATTTTGAAATGTCAGATATGGTTTGGTTAAACTGTTAGTACATACGGCGAGGTAGAAAGGATCCTGGTACAGCTAGTCCCATCTGGTGGTAAGACAGCGGGTCTAACTGACACATGACATCTGCATACTCTCCGTACTCGAATCTGTGGTGTTCCGACAGCCAGTACTCCATCACTAAGTCTCGCTCCTCCTCCGCAATCTCTCGCAAGAATGCTAAACAAACCACCAGATTTCTTTTAGCACCAGACACACAAAGTCAAACGAACCCCTTCCAAATTATGTTGATGAGGAGGGGATAATTGCCCATTATGTAGACAATGCTAGAAAAGCCtatattgaatattttctaCATTTATCTAACTGTCCACAATGTAGACAATACTAGATATTAAGCTTTATAGCAATAATATAGATCAACTCCTTAGCATTAAGAACTGAACATTcagtttaaacattttttctcaattttttctttttttctctctctcacAATATACACATGTGCATTTTAAACTATACACTGTTTACCATACCAATGATACTGGCAGTGACTTTAGTAGTACTAGCTGTTCATGATATAGACAATAGTTATGATAGGTAGGTTTGAATACAATTGGAACCTGAACAAACTAGACTTAATTAGGTAAAAGCAAGGGTTTCACTTCAATACTTTCCTGTGGTAATTGGCCATGTAAGTGACAGTctacaatatgtataaaggtatatatcacagacaAAGCATCACAATAAAGGTCAGAGTGGAAACATATAGTAAGTAATAGTCCTCTCCTGTAAACAAGGGTAACTAATAAATCTATCCTCCTCCGGGCCTTCTGTATCCCACCTTATAGTACATAAGTTCTGGTTATCAGTTCTCCAAACtcatattacactgtattgTGGTCCATTGTTTTCTACCAAACTGTTAATAATTATGTATTCAAAGCTTAATATCTCATGCACTGCAACCAATCAAAGTATATAATGCTTTTAGTGTGTATAAACTAAATTTCCTTAACATTCATATTGGTATGAAAAAAACCAGTCAAtgaatatgaatacaatttcatattcaatttgatCTTTTTTTTCATCAGTGATCTTAATATAGATATGCTGTATAATCCTTAATACTATGGTATTGAGAAGTTTCTGTATTGTTCACTGGAAATAATGCCAATTTCTGGACCAGCCTGATATCAATTAAATGGCTTATGATGGCCTTGTATAGCTGAAATGACTCTAAATCAGTCGTGTTCATATCCCTACTATTGCAATTTCTCTCAGTCAGGTAGAGTTCATACAGGAATTTGTAGCgaacatgtaaacaaacatgtataattatgtacattgatCTTCAAATCAAATCTATGTAAAGCAACTAAATATACGAAGGAttacaaacattgtatgatatcgGACGTTACTACAATGATCGGCAGCTGATACGGGTTAGTACACACACACATGACTATTTTCAAGCTGAAATAGCCAATTCTACTTTCATgcatataatttataaaataaaatcatttcctTATAACCACAAATGTATTACTAGTATATTAATGACCAACACAATCCAAAACAAATCATGGATGACTAAAACCACATTAACACCCCATGCATTAGGTACCGTCCTGAAGCTACACACGTATACTCTACCTGGCTGATACTTCTTCAACATCTTCTTCCTGTGACGCTCTGATGTAGCACAAGTTCATACACATTTAAACTACCTACATATACAGTACGTCTGTACAGACCCTCTGTAATATGGACACTTGTGTTTTGAGAACAGATCTCaataaaggacacctctatacTAAGGATATCTCCGAAAGAGACAGGAAAATACATCTTGTATATACAGGACAAGCCTGTGTAGAGTCTCTCATGACATATCtctgtatataacacaataaacaCCTCCATTCCAAATTGGGTTACAGGAGAAATCTGTATACAGAACATCTCTTTTTCTATCTCAAGGCCAGCTTTCTCTCAATATAGGGTAATTAACTTTCAGGTTTCAGAATGTCTCTGGGTTAATTAATAAAGATAAAACGGTAGATCAAAATCATCTGCTGatagataaatgtattaaaCCAAATTATCAAAACTTGTTATTGTTCCAAAAATTGTTCCAGTCACTCACTCAATCTGTTTACATAGAATCAGGATATGTACCAGtatagataatacatgtatctgtgaGATTTCCAATAACATCTTATCTAACGTAAAATCTTACTCTGAAAACCAATGTTCAGATGCCATTTTATAAATAGGCTTTCCATATATTAAAGCGACTCTTCGGGGGCAAATATGTCATAGTTGAAAAAAGGCAAATTGATAAAGAAAATACTTTCTTATGAAAGATTCCAATTGAAATTTTGGCGATATCTAACTTGACATAGAATTAAGATTATCTAGGGAATCCTTTCAGTACTTGTATTTAAATTACAATTAATCACTACCTTAGtttgatatcaattaaaatCCCTATAAATTGATTGGTGTGTTTTCATTATTCAGATGGAAATACaagaaatgtaaaacaaaaactacAACATGCCATGTTTCAATTTAAGAGATTTTCCTAAttaaaagttgttaaaaattttaaaaacaaaagcaCTCCGTGCAATATTTCTTCTCCATGCTTCAAACCACACCGTAATTAAAACTTCATTCACTATATCAAATCCATGCAATAAGGTGAGATTATCATCTCTACCATAACTACTGAGTATAGGAGAAACCATTACTGAGTATAGGAGAAAACATAGATCTAGATTTTTAATGTTGAACTTCAGTCAATAGAATAGAAGATGTATAGATATACACGTATATGCCAAAAGCATATCACATTACTCACTAGCAAAGAATAAATATTAGTTTAATGGAAACTTTCTAAGTACAGGCCTATATACCattaaaattatgtaaataaattgACAATAGATTGCCGTTTAATAGATACACTACAAACCCCAAACCTAATAAATGAGATGATCTGACAGTAAATTCCCGATAACCTTCACATTTACTTGTGCGAGTCTTACCTGCTCGGGTGTCCTCCCTGCGAGGTGACACAATGGTGACACGACTCTTGGTGGTGGTAGCCGACACCTCTGTGATAAATGTCTGCCCTCTCTTATCATCAATATTCTCAAGGCCTGTCACCTTGTCCTCTGCTTCCCTCtgttcttcttctttttcttgtGATTCTTTCTCCTGGTCTTTTTCTTCTGATGTTTTCCCTTCTTCCTCAACCTTGTCCTCATCTTCTCTTTCAGAATCCTCATCCTCTTCATCACTGCTCTCCTCTGAACTTGAGGATTCCTCTGACCCAGTTGATGATTCTAGAGTCCGCTCAGTTGTTTCTTCATCCCTTTCTGTATCATCCTCTTTTTCTACAGTATCTTCCACTTTCTACACAGAAAGGTTATAAACCCTTTATAGTGGTTTAGGTTATAAACCGTTTATAGTGGTTTAGGTTATAAACCGTTTATAGTGGTTTAGGTTATAAACCGTTTATAGTGGTTTAGGTTATAAACCGTTTATAGTGgtttaaagtacaaaaaaattGGTATCATTGCTGAAATCGCCTTCAGAAGATGTCAATTTGTCAGCAAGGATCAAAATATCTCCCTAGTTAAAcaagcaaaatctgttccccatgagtttttcatttaaacttTCATTACCAAATCAAGTTGACTTGTTATACAAGAATTCCACAGATATGCATAGGCTTGCTTATAATCATTTGGTTTATTGGTCAATAGTTTAAATTAGAACGAAGGAATCACACCACAAATGTACctacaaaattgaaaattatcCAGCAATCTGTAATGAACTCACCTCTTCTTCATCACCCAGTCCTAATGCAGGCTGTGACTGTTCTGTAGAGCGAGGTGTGAACTCCGGTTTATCTTTTTGAAACATGGTTGGTAGTTCGCTAAGTTGGTCATTGGCCTCTGATCCTCCTTCACTCTGACTGGTCATACCCTGATCGGGGGCCGGGGCCTCACTCTCTGTTTCCTCCTCTGTCTCTGCTCCCAGACCTCTCTGCTGGTATAGTGCTCTGTTTTGAGTCATGGAGGAGGCGGAGGAAGGTGTATCCATGAGTCCTGGGGGTTGTCGCTGCATCTTTCTGTAGTCCTCCGACCCACTGATAGATGGTGAGTTATAACCATGTCCCCTGCTCTCATCCTCAGAGTCTGGGAGTCGGGACTGGATCGGAGGTAACATACGCCTTCCCATATACACATCATCCCCATCACTCATGTCATCGTTGTCGGACATACCAGACCTGAAGGTTGTTCCTCCCCTTTCCTCAGATCCTCTATTTCTATTTGGTCTTGGTGGCTGACCCTGTTAcacacaaaaacatattttctatgcTAAAACtcaaatatcagaaaacttcaCATATCCcataaatatttacttttttataCTCTTCCAAACTTTAAGAAGGAAAAGACTGATAGACTTTGTTGATTGTCTTAAATCCTTTTGTTACAGTCGACCAGATAATATATGCCAATCAATGGAGCAAAGCAATATTACCTACATAGGCCGATGGACTTTATATAGAGATTCATATAGCACCAGGTATGGTAAATTTTGTCACATTGGAAATTGAAACAGGTGTCTTTTATTGACAAGTTtttgtttatgattttataagTGACTTTTATAGACagttttttattatatataggtGTCCTTATAGACagaatttgttatatataggCTTCCTTTTTAGACAGGTTTTCTTATATAGAGATGACATTTATAGGTGTCCTTATAGACAGTTTTTTTTACTATGCATAGAGGTTCTTTATAGacataggtttttttttcaaatattaaaattgcCTTTAGAGCTGATTCAACTGAACATATTCTTCTTTTATCATTCTACACTGTGCCACACAACACTTACGAATTCTGTAGGAATATCCTTTCCCTTCATTATCttattataaacaacaatattcCTAAGTGTgccaaaattatatttttattccaAGCTTAATATCTGTCTATAAAACAATACCACTGAACTGTTTGACCTGAAGTATATGAAGTTCCATATCACTTCCCACTATACTAATTATAAAGGCTTCCAATACACTGAAATCATCTATTATAGTATAGATATGAAACATTGAGCAATTTACTCACCCTGATTCGCACTTTTCCGCAGAGAGCCCCCATCCTATCCTCAAGCCACATGACTCGTTTGCGAGCCTCCATGATGTCCCCATTTTCATGTTCAAGGGCATTCTCAAGATCTTTTCTGGCATGAACCAACTCAGAGTCAATCTTATACAAAATCTGAAAGATGacacattttgaaatataagattttatttgtttatttaagtcATTCTCAGTaaattgtactgtatataaaaaggGCTTGATCAtctatttaatgaaataaaaattgctGATACAGCTGTAGTATGTAGCAACCAACCATAACTTGTTGTAAGACTTTTAGCTGAGACCAAAACTATCAATTTGAATTTTCATCTGAAAGTCAAAACAAGTCAAGAACTTAcatttcacataaaaaaaaattaagaaaacacTGCTAATAGCTAGGTTTTCAGAGCAGTGTTTTCAGAAAAAGCATGAATGACAAATGTTATTATGAAACATCCAGTAATTTCTGACAGACAAACAAACCAATTCAATTTTAAGAGTCAAAATCTCAATCTTAAAATTAAACTTGCACAGTTATGGACCACAGGGGATCTACAAATGTATCTGTACATAACTtgtttatttaatcattttttttttcaaaagactAAAATTCTTGGCACCTGTCATTAAGATAACTTTGACAATAAACGGCTAGCATGTTATTCAAATGTTAATTCATGTAGGATTACGGTATATGTAATTTATGCAAATTAAgcatttttctgaaatttaatgaaatactcACTGCATCTACAATACCTATCCAGTATTTATAGTcatataaaaacacaatattttaaGCATGTACAATATCCTGTGGCTCAACACACCTGTAGTACTAGAATGGCTGAATCTCCCTTGTCTCGGGCTGCCTGGGCCTCAGCCCGTAGTTGGTCGATCTCCTCTTCTGTCTTACCATTCTCTAAATCTGTTAAGATTTGCTGCAATGTATTCTGGGCATTTCTCACAGTCTCAGTCTATAAAGAAATCAATAACCCATTTtaataatgttttctttttaacgCAAACTAATTAAATTTGGTGTAAGATTTGTTGAAATACacaaaaaatatgttgtttacaaacataaaactttcaaaaacaatttaaactttatctattttaataaaataactaAACACACTTGTTCAACCAGAAGGATGTCAGAGCGATGCTGGACTGAGTACTTTGGCTGTAATGTAGTCCCGCTACGGAACGTTTTTGGTCGGTCATATATTCCTGATTCTGGCATTTTGTTCTCAtctggaaaataaaaatgatgtttACTAGTGGATTGCACATTTTTTTCTCTGTaaaaaaagagccgaccagcgggCTCTTATATTATAGGAGTACACAGCGAAAAATCATAATAGAACTGGCACATCTtgct from Pecten maximus chromosome 1, xPecMax1.1, whole genome shotgun sequence includes these protein-coding regions:
- the LOC117334950 gene encoding uncharacterized protein LOC117334950 isoform X2 — translated: MPESGIYDRPKTFRSGTTLQPKYSVQHRSDILLVEQTETVRNAQNTLQQILTDLENGKTEEEIDQLRAEAQAARDKGDSAILVLQILYKIDSELVHARKDLENALEHENGDIMEARKRVMWLEDRMGALCGKVRIRGQPPRPNRNRGSEERGGTTFRSGMSDNDDMSDGDDVYMGRRMLPPIQSRLPDSEDESRGHGYNSPSISGSEDYRKMQRQPPGLMDTPSSASSMTQNRALYQQRGLGAETEEETESEAPAPDQGMTSQSEGGSEANDQLSELPTMFQKDKPEFTPRSTEQSQPALGLGDEEEKVEDTVEKEDDTERDEETTERTLESSTGSEESSSSEESSDEEDEDSEREDEDKVEEEGKTSEEKDQEKESQEKEEEQREAEDKVTGLENIDDKRGQTFITEVSATTTKSRVTIVSPRREDTRAAFLREIAEEERDLVMEYWLSEHHRFEYGEYADVMCQLDPLSYHQMGLAVPGSFLPRPDKKYDALPWREPSKGGTDIMDIHKMDLDRLANRLHRMYDKVYKAAMLSVRPTRKSTDRREHSLLQSSMASKETTSVSASTVLPPKSLVESQELSRSHTLDSIETPVLPKLENRRLGTSKSGRLVYYPKPIPPPELLPLTRTTAGKAYPRMADEFANSDPTVRNPAIRIVNQRNLAKETKLTLYRERTRASQKGPNSTERKFRLMLEQEKSVVSSRKSTATKPTFSRAVTKTSGGSMWSRIKPKNKNREYSGLKWERVKTLVHSNLVSERAEERMDAAKHLGLLRCGDTMVFYALKDRMKGDEDKRVRYEAAKSLILIGCWEEDVQMVIIKYLAIGNTEIRLDLIRTMIDGKNVQYVNKGLSTFPELVKMLSHFCRNPDPDDQIALDAAILLGKLCVADNNAKVKLKLSLEHNTDSHVKAKSLEILVRQLNCTDSDIIRSIIDMLRKSFVWKHRALAAELLIVLGPKHVLKTSEVDNLYEVLERRLWDEPIKEVRVAAAKALTALGLFGKACEKIEKRLENPEEDVRAQAVIAVGTLGMKNEKTTRMLLEMFELDASDYVRLMIVRTFVVLNSTDKRVLRALKEKEKIDGPLAREAKKALKTLEMLRELGTPLGRRTMTPNHKAVTPAISNVIRPLTQSI
- the LOC117334950 gene encoding uncharacterized protein LOC117334950 isoform X1 — encoded protein: MPESGIYDRPKTFRSGTTLQPKYSVQHRSDILLVEQTETVRNAQNTLQQILTDLENGKTEEEIDQLRAEAQAARDKGDSAILVLQILYKIDSELVHARKDLENALEHENGDIMEARKRVMWLEDRMGALCGKVRIRGQPPRPNRNRGSEERGGTTFRSGMSDNDDMSDGDDVYMGRRMLPPIQSRLPDSEDESRGHGYNSPSISGSEDYRKMQRQPPGLMDTPSSASSMTQNRALYQQRGLGAETEEETESEAPAPDQGMTSQSEGGSEANDQLSELPTMFQKDKPEFTPRSTEQSQPALGLGDEEEKVEDTVEKEDDTERDEETTERTLESSTGSEESSSSEESSDEEDEDSEREDEDKVEEEGKTSEEKDQEKESQEKEEEQREAEDKVTGLENIDDKRGQTFITEVSATTTKSRVTIVSPRREDTRAAFLREIAEEERDLVMEYWLSEHHRFEYGEYADVMCQLDPLSYHQMGLAVPGSFLPRPDKKYDALPWREPSKGGTDIMDIHKMDLDRLANRLHRMYDKVYKAAMLSVRPTRKSTDRREHSLLQSSMASKETTSVSASTVLPPKSLVESQELSRSHTLDSIETPVLPKLENRRLGTSKSGRLVYYPKPIPPPELLPLTRTTAGKAYPRMADEFANSDPTVRNPAIRIVNQRNLAKETKLTLYRERTRASQKGPNSTERKFRLMLEQEKSVVSSRKSTATKPTFSRAVTKTSGDYEDELVDLKSDDSDNEGSMWSRIKPKNKNREYSGLKWERVKTLVHSNLVSERAEERMDAAKHLGLLRCGDTMVFYALKDRMKGDEDKRVRYEAAKSLILIGCWEEDVQMVIIKYLAIGNTEIRLDLIRTMIDGKNVQYVNKGLSTFPELVKMLSHFCRNPDPDDQIALDAAILLGKLCVADNNAKVKLKLSLEHNTDSHVKAKSLEILVRQLNCTDSDIIRSIIDMLRKSFVWKHRALAAELLIVLGPKHVLKTSEVDNLYEVLERRLWDEPIKEVRVAAAKALTALGLFGKACEKIEKRLENPEEDVRAQAVIAVGTLGMKNEKTTRMLLEMFELDASDYVRLMIVRTFVVLNSTDKRVLRALKEKEKIDGPLAREAKKALKTLEMLRELGTPLGRRTMTPNHKAVTPAISNVIRPLTQSI